One region of candidate division KSB1 bacterium genomic DNA includes:
- a CDS encoding ABC transporter ATP-binding protein produces MMVLKNIFKYYKSGFGKTYVLQDINLEIKKGEFVTIMGPSGAGKSTLLYIMGMLDNSSDGEYYFLGEPVHKLKERNRSSLHSHYIGFVFQSYHLIDELTVYENLETPLLYKKIKGAERKGMVCDTLDRFNIVAKQKLFPNQLSGGQQQLVGVARAVIIKPKLILADEPTGNLNSAQGEEIMALFKTLNEEGTTIIQVTHSEKNATYGNRIIHLLDGRIDHQER; encoded by the coding sequence ATGATGGTCTTAAAGAATATTTTCAAATATTATAAAAGCGGGTTTGGCAAAACATATGTTTTGCAGGATATTAATCTTGAGATTAAAAAAGGTGAGTTTGTCACAATAATGGGACCATCGGGAGCTGGGAAATCAACATTACTTTATATTATGGGTATGTTAGATAATTCCTCCGATGGTGAATATTATTTTCTTGGCGAACCGGTACATAAACTAAAGGAACGGAATCGTTCTTCACTACATTCTCATTATATCGGGTTTGTTTTTCAAAGCTATCATTTAATCGATGAATTGACAGTATATGAAAACCTGGAGACTCCATTACTTTATAAGAAAATTAAAGGGGCGGAGCGAAAGGGCATGGTTTGCGATACCTTAGATCGTTTTAATATTGTTGCCAAACAAAAACTTTTTCCGAATCAATTATCGGGAGGCCAGCAACAGCTTGTTGGCGTCGCCCGAGCTGTTATTATAAAACCAAAACTTATTTTAGCCGATGAACCCACGGGAAATTTAAACTCTGCCCAGGGTGAAGAGATCATGGCTTTGTTTAAAACTCTGAATGAAGAGGGAACAACGATAATTCAAGTAACCCATTCGGAGAAAAATGCGACTTATGGGAATAGAATTATTCATCTACTCGATGGCAGAATTGACCATCAGGAAAGGTAA